The Methanocella arvoryzae MRE50 DNA window CATTGACACTGTGAATCCCGGCTTTCACTCTGAGTTGTGCGACAAGATCAACTGCGTCGGCGACGTGTCGAAGATCGACTACCTGATCATGAACCACGCCGAGCCCGATCACGCCAGCGCCATACCCGTCATCCTCGACGCCAGCAAACAGGCGGTGCTGGTAACGTCTAAGAAGGGGGCGGAGATGGCTGCCACCTACTTCAAGGTACCGGAGGAGAGGATGAAGATCGTGGGAGACGGCGACAGCCTCGAGCTGGGAGGTAAGACTTTGCGCTTCATCGAGGCCCCGTGGCTGCACTGGCCGGAGACGATGTTCACCTACCTGAGCGAGGACCGTATCTTATTCCCCTGCGACTTCTTCGGCGCCCACACGTCGGTCGGACTCTACGACGACGAGGTTCAGGATCTGATGCCGCTGGCGCAGCGATATTTCGGGGAGATCATGATGCCCTTCCGGCGCATGGGAGCAAAGGCCATGGAAAAGATCAAAGGTATGGACATCTCCATCATCGCCCCCAGCCACGGGCCGATCTACCGGAACCCGCAGCGTATACTGGAGGAGTATCGCAGGTGGACGGCAGGAGAAACCAGGCAGAAAGCCCTGATCGTCTACGCCAGCATGTGGGGAGCGACCGAAAAGATGGTGAAGGCGATGGAGGAAACGCTGTCCTCGGAAGGCATCGAAGTCCGGATATTCAACCTGGCCATAGCGGATGTCGGGGACATAGCCAGAGAACTCGTCGACTCGAGGGCGATCGTGCTCGGCTCGCCGACGCTGATCGGAGGCATGCACCCGCTGGCCACCTATGCCACCAGCCTGGTTAACGTCCTCAAGCCGCCCGCAAAATATGCGGCCTTCCTGGGCTCTTACGGCTGGGGAGGCGGGGCGCTGAGACAGGCGCAGGAGATGCTTCACCCCACAAAGATGGAGATCATGGGGGCTGTCGACATTCACGGCCCGCCGGGGGACGACGAGATAAAGCGAGTGGCCGAGCTGGGCAGGCAGCTGGCCGGCAAGATCAAGGGCAGCGAAGCAACAATAGCTACAAGCTCAGCCGTAGCTTAAGTAACCTATATCATCGCCTGCGCCGAATAATAATTGATCGATATGACTGACGGCAGGATGAACAGGCGAAAATTTCTAAAAGCGGCCGGCGCAGCATCGGCGCTCTTCCTGGGCTCGGGCGTGCTGGGCTGCATCAGCGCAGACACAAGGACTCCGGGCACGCTGCCCGGCACCAGCCCGACGTACACCATAACAGGCAACGTGGCGACGAAGTTCGCGGAGTTCGCCCCGGTGCCGGTCGGCGTCACGCCATCTCTCCCGGCTTACACCGTATCCGACCTTGCGGCAGTAGCTGGCGCAGATAAAGTAAGCCTCGACAGCGCTGGAAAAGACCTGCT harbors:
- a CDS encoding FprA family A-type flavoprotein, producing the protein MKPYYVAMIEKDVYWVGSRDWNRRMFDALIPLPQGTTYNAYLVVGKNSTALIDTVNPGFHSELCDKINCVGDVSKIDYLIMNHAEPDHASAIPVILDASKQAVLVTSKKGAEMAATYFKVPEERMKIVGDGDSLELGGKTLRFIEAPWLHWPETMFTYLSEDRILFPCDFFGAHTSVGLYDDEVQDLMPLAQRYFGEIMMPFRRMGAKAMEKIKGMDISIIAPSHGPIYRNPQRILEEYRRWTAGETRQKALIVYASMWGATEKMVKAMEETLSSEGIEVRIFNLAIADVGDIARELVDSRAIVLGSPTLIGGMHPLATYATSLVNVLKPPAKYAAFLGSYGWGGGALRQAQEMLHPTKMEIMGAVDIHGPPGDDEIKRVAELGRQLAGKIKGSEATIATSSAVA